The segment GTGATCGCGAACACCGTGCTCAGCACGCCGACCCACCAGGCGGCGCGGGCGGTGCCGCCGCCGATCAGCTGCTCAACCAGATGCGGCAGCACCGGGATGATGATGCCGAAAGCCAGCATGTCCAGCAGCACCGTCACGAAGATGAAGGCGAGGGCGGCGCGGCGCGGGGAGGAAGCGGTATCCAAAGCGTCCGGAGAGTCAGTGCGAAACGCGCACGATAGCCCAGCGCCGGGTGGGCGGGCAGTGCCGGGGTTCAGGGTCCGGGGGGAGCGGTCAGTTCGCGGGCGTCGAGCGAGCCATCGTGGTTGCGGTCGAGCCGGCGGAACTGACGGCGCAGGTCGGCTTCGTGCCGGGCGAGGGTCACGGCACGACCGCGGCCGCCCGGCAGTTCCGACGGCTCCAGCGTGCCGTCGTGATTGGTATCCATGGCGACGAAGCCACGGTCCAGATAGCCGACGTACTCGGCCTCGCTGACCCGGCCGTCTCCGTTGCGGTCGAACATCGCCAGATAGGCGCTGCGCGAGGACTGTGCCCGCACGCCGGCCGCGGCCAGCATGGCCATGGCGATGGCGAGATACCCGGCTTGCTGGCGCATCCTCAGCAGGTGCGCTGGATGCCGAGGAACTGCAGGATCTCCGCGCGCGTGCGCGGATCCTCGCGGAACACCCCGAGCATCTGGCTGGTGACCATCGACACGCCGCGCTTGTGCACGCCGCGGGTGGTCATGCACTCGTGGCTGGCCTCGATCACCACCGCCACGCCGCGCGGCTGCAGTGTCTCGTTGATGCACTGGGCGATCTGTGCAGTCATCTTTTCCTGCACCTGGAAGCGGCGCGCATAGCCGTCGACCACGCGGGCCAGCTTGCTGATGCCCACCACGCGGTTGGTCGGCAGGTAGCCGACGTGCGCGCGGCCGATGATCGGCGCCATGTGGTGCTCGCAGTGGCTCTCGAACTCGATGTCGCGCAGCACCACCATCTCGTCGTAGCCCTCGACTTCCTCGAAGGTGCGCTTGAGGTAATCGGCGGGGTCTTCCACGTAGCCGGAGAACCAGTCGCCGTACGCCTTCACCACGCGCTTTGGGGTGTCGAGCAGGCCCTCGCGCGACGGGTCGTCGCCGGCCCAGCGCAGCAGGGTGCGCACGGCCTCCTCGGCCTGCTCGCGGGTGACGTCGTGGCGCGTGGATTGGTCGCTCATGCGTGTTCCTGGATCAGATCAGGCGGGAGAGTTTAACGGCATGCCGCCGATGGGGGCGGCCGAAGCCGAATGAGGGGCGGGCTGGAGGCATACGTGGGGCGTTGCTGGTCGGATGCGAAACGACGCGTTGTCGTCCCCGTCGGGCGAGCCTAGACTCGCGGCTCATCCACGAAAGGAGTCGATGATGAAGCGTACTGCTCTGATCCTGCTTGGTTCCCTGGTGGCGTGCGGTGTCGCGCATGCCGATGCCCGTGCCGTGCGCAGGACCGCCGAGGCCAGCATGCTGGTGACCGGCCATGTTCAGGTGAAGCCGGACGGCACGATGCAGGGCTACACCATCGATCACTGGCAGGCCTTGCCGGCACCGGTGCAGGCCCTGATCGGCAGACTGCTGCCGCACTGGACGTTCCAGCCCACCGGTTCGGACAGTCAGGTGGTCGATTCGTCGATGAGCCTGCGGGTATTGGCGCGCCCTCAGGATGACGGAAGCTACAAGCTGACCATCGCGGGCAGCTCGTTCGGTGGTCCGCCCAATCCCGGCGAGGCGGTTGCGCTGCTCACGCGCAGGGCACCCTTCTATCCGCGCGGCGCCGCCAAAGCGGGTGTCTCGGGCACCGTCTATCTTCTGGTGCAGGTGGGACGGGATGGCCACGTGCTCGATGCCATCGCCGAACAGGTGAACCTCGACCAGTACGGCACCGAACTGCAGATGCGCTATTTCCGCCGACTGCTGGCGGATGCATCGCTGGATGCCGCCCATGCCTGGACATTCCGCGTACCTACCGTCGGGCCCCGGGCCGGCGCGCCGTTCTGGGTCGCGCGCATACCGGTGCACTTCAACCTGGGTGGCGAAGGTGGCCCTGGCAAGGATCTGGCCTACGGTCACTGGCAGCGCTACATCCCCGGCCCGCGTGAGCAGGCGCCGTGGGCTGGCAAGCGCCTGGCCGGGGGTGCGCCCGATGCAGTGCCGAACGGCAGCACGCAGACCCTGGGTGCCGGTCTGCGTCTCAAGTCGCCGATGGGCAGCTAGCTGTGGTCGCCCGGTAGGCCGGTCGGCCCCAGCAGCCGCCGCTCGATCGGCGCGGACAGCCGGGTGACCAGCAGCGCCGCGACCGCGCCCAGCACCACCTCGCCGAGCCGGAACAGCGCGAACTGCAGGAAGGTGCCCTCGTGCGGCACCAGCATCACGATGGTGACGGTGACGCCGGCCACGCGTCCGGCGGCGCCGAGGTCGAGCATCCAGCACAGCGTCAGGCCGACCACCAGCGCGAGCGCGTAGGCGGGAAACTGGTTGTGCACCAGCGCCGCGGCGGCGATGCCGACCACACCGCCGATGATCGCCCCGATGAACTGGTCGCGCGAGGAATGGCTCACTTCCGCATAGCTGGCCTGGGTCACCGAGATCGCGGTGATCGCCGCCCAGAAACCCTGCGTGAGCCCCACCGCCAGCGCGCCGTAATAGCCGAGCGCGGCGGCGGCGGCGGCGCGCAACGCATAGGCCAGTCCGGTCAGCAGCCGGTCGCGCCGCGACAGCGCGCGGCGCAGCTGCGCCACCTCCTCGCCCACCTGCTCGACGCGCCGGAGCAGCTCGGCCAGCGGGCGCGGAGTCTCGCTCATGCGTCGTTGTCTGCTTCGCTCTCGCCGTTGCCGAGCAGGCCCGGGGCATCCTCGCCCGGCAGCGATTCCACGTCGCGCAGCTTGCGTTCGATCGCGCGCGTGCGCACGCCGGTCTGGTCGATCTGCTTGCTGGCCTGGTCGAGCTTGTTCTTCACGTTGTCCAGCACGTCGCCGAACTTGCCGAACTCGGTCTTGGCCGCGCCGAGGATGCGCCACACCTCCGACGAGCGCTGCTCGATCGCCACCGTGCGGAAGCCCACCTGCAGGCTGGTCAGCAGCGCCAGCAGGGTGGTCGGGCCGGCCAGGGTGATGCGGTGCTCGCGCTGCATCGCCTCGAACAGGCCGGGCCGGCGCAGCACCTCGGCGTACAGGCCCTCGGTGGGCAGGAACAGCACGGCGAACTCGGTGCTGTGCGGCGGCGCCACGTACTTGGTGCGGATCCGCTTGGCCTCCTCGCGCACGCGGCGCTCCAGCGCGTCGCCCGCCGCGCGGGCGGCGTCGGCGTCGGCGCGCTCCTGCGCGTCGAGCAGGCGCTCGTAGTCCTCGCGCGGGAACTTGGCGTCGATCGGCAGCCACACCGGCGCTTCCGGACTGGAGCCGGGAAACTTCACCGCGAACTCCACCCGCTCGGCGCTGCCCGGCACGGTGGCCACGTTGGCGGCGTACTGGTCGGGGGTGAACACCTGCTCGAGCAGGCCGGCCAGCTGCACCTCACCGAACACGCCGCGCGACTTCACGTTGGTCAGCACCCGCTGCAGGCCGCCGACGTCGGCGGCGAGCTTGGTCATGTCGCCCAGACCCTGGTGCACCTGCGCCAGCATCTTGGTGACGTTGCCGAAGCTCTCGGTCAGTCGCGTCTCCAGCGTGGCGTGCAGTTTCTCGTCGACGGTGGCGCGCATCTTCTCCAGCTGCTGCGCGTTGTCCTGCTGCAGCGCCTTGAGCTGGGCGTCGAGGGTGGTGCGCACCTCGCCCATGCGGCGCTCGTTGCCCTCGGCCACGGCAGTCAGTCGCGCCTGCATCTGCTCGCCGAACTGGCCCAGGGTCTGGCGCAGATCCTCGCGGGACTTGCGGGCGTCCTCGGCGAGGCCGTTGCGCAGCGCGTCCAGGCCGCGCTCGGTGCGGTCGGTCAGTGTGGCCAACCGCTGGCCGAATGCATCGATGCGCTCCAGCTGCTGCAGCGACGCGGTGCCGAGCTGCTCGCCCACGTGTCCTCGGAAGCGGTCGAAGCCTTGCTGCAGCTCCTCGCGGCCGGCGCGCTGCTCCTCGCGCAGCACGCGTTGCAGGCGCTCGTTGTCGTCCTTCAGTGCGTCCAGGCGGGAGGCCAGGCCGGCGTCGGTGCGGCCGCGCAGCAGCTGCACCACTTGCAACAGGAGGATGCCGACCGTGGCGAGCAGGACGAGAACAAGCAGGGTATCGGTGGAGGGCATGCGCGGGACCGTGATGGAGTGCCGCCCATTCTACGGGCTGGAATCTCAGCCCTTTGGATTGTCGCTCCCGGCTCGCCAGAAATCGGCCGGATAGTGGATCGTCAGGGTGGTCATGTCCGCAGGGGGTTCGTAGGGCAGGGCGGTGCATCCGTGGGCCACCTGGCGCGCGGCGGCCTGCTCCAGCAGCTTGGCCACGGCCGGCGACTGCAGCGCCGACTTGGGTCCGGATTCGAGCTGGGATTGGCGGATCGTCACCGCGAAACCGTCCGCCGAGACCGGATCGCCGGCGGCGGTATCCGCCACCGACGTGGCCGGTGCGGGGTCGGAGTCCTTGATGATGCGTACCTCGAGCCGCTGGCCGCAGCTGCCGACGCTGACCACCCGGATCGCGCCGAGCAGCTCGCCGGCCATGGCATTGGCATCGGCCGGCAGGTCAGCGGCACGCTCGATCGGCAGATCGGCGCGCAACTTGTATGCGTACAAGCCTTGGTGGAACAGGTAGGTCCGCGAGATCACCGCATGGCCGTTCTTCAGCGTCGCGGTCATCGAGAGCACCCGGCCGCGCCAGGGCCTGCCGTCCCCATGCATCAAGGTACGGGCTTCCGATTCGCCCCAGCTGACGTGCCGGTAGAGCCCTGCGCGCCGGACCTGGTCGATGCCATCGCGGAACTCCCGCACCATGTCGTCATCGGTGGCGGACTCGCCGATCGGATAGACGAACAGGTCGGCATTGAGCGCCGGATCGTTGCGGTCGGTCCATTTCATGCCGATGCCGGCTCGCGGATCGCCCTTGTCGGCGTAATTGGTGCTGCCGCGCAGGACATAGCTGCCGATGTCGTGCGGCACCGAAACGTAAGTGTTCTCGATCACCGGCCGCGGGCGTGCCGGCGGCTTGTCGGCGTGTGCGGAGGCACAGGCCAGCGTGGCGGCACAAAAAGCAGCGATCCATCGCATGGTGCATCCCCCGTGGTTGGTGGATGCACTATCCGCAACTCGGCGGCACCGCTCAAGAGCCGGCCGCGGGATGCGTGCCTAGCCGACCCGGCAGAACACCGCCTTCAGGTAGCGGCTTTCCGGCACGTCGGCGCGCACCGGGTGGTCCGGGCCGGCGCCGCGCACGTCGAGGATCTGGATCTCGCGGCCGGCGTTGAGCGACACCCGGCGCAGCATCTCCAGGAAATCCGCCTCGCTGACCAGGCCGGTGCACGAGCAGGTGAGCAGCAGGCCGCCGGGCGGGATCACGTCCAGCACCATGCGGTTCATCGCGAAGTATTTCTTCAGCGCGTCCATCACCCGGTTGCGGTCGCGGGTGAGCTTCGCCGGGTCGAGGATCACCGCGTCGTAGCGCTCGCCGCGGGCCACCGCCGCGCGCACCCAGTCGAAGATGTCCGCCTGTTCGAAGGCGATGTCCAGCTGGTTCGCTGCTGCGTTGGCGCGGGCGATCTCCAGGATGCCGGCGTCCATGTCCACGCCGATCGCCGACTGCGCGCCGGCGGCCATCGCGTGCACGGCGAAGCCGCCGGCGTTGCAGCACAGGTCGAGCACGCGGCGGCCCTTGGCCAGTTCGGCGAAGCGGTGGCGGTTGTCGCGCTGGTCGGCAAAGAAGCCGGTCTTGTGGCCCAGCCCCGGCGCGGCGTGGAAGGCCAGGCCGTGTTCGTGCACCTGCACCGGCTGCGGCGGCTCGGGGCTGCGGCAGTCGAAGGACTCCTGCTTCTGCACGTGGTTCTCGGCGAACCAGTACAGCCGCGCGCCGGGGAAGTGCGCCAGCAGGGCGGCGTGGATCGCCTCGCGGAATTTCCACATGCCGGCGGCGAAATACTCCACCACCAGGATGTCGGCGTAGCGGTCGACGATCAGGCCGGAGAGCCCGTCGCCCTCGCTGTGCACCACGCGCCAGGCGTCGCTGACGCCATCGAGTTGCAGCCAGTCGCGGCGTAGCTGCACCGCCTCGCCGATGCGGCGGGCGATCCAGTCGGCGTCGATGGCCTCGTCGGGCCGGTTACTCAGCAGGCGCAGCGCGATGCGCGCGTGGCCGTTCCAGAAGCCGCGGCCGACGAAGCGGCCCTTGGCATCGGCCACCTCCACCACGCTGCCCGGCGGCAGCCGACCCTCCGGCTTGTGCACCTGCGCCGACCACACCCACGGATGGCCGGGCGTGCGGTCGGACTTGAGCTGGATCACGGGGAGCGAAGCGGGCGTGGCGGGCGTATTCATCGCCGCATTCTACCGGCTGCGCCCTCCGCCCCGCTGGCTCACTCTGCCTGCATCACCGCCAGTTCGTTGCCGTGGGGGTCGCGGAACTGGAAGCGGCGGCCGCCGGGGAAGCCGAAGATTGGCCGCACCACGATACCTCCGGCCTCGGTGACGGCGGCCAGTGCGGCTTCCAGGTCGTCCACCTGGATCACCGGCAGTGGCGCGGCCGGTGCCTCGCTGGCATCGCCCTGCAGGCCGATGTCGACGTCGCCGGTGGTGGTCGCCGCGTAGGTCGGGCCGAAGTCGGCGAGCGTCCAGCCGAAAGCCCGGGCATAGAAGGCCTTGGACGCCGCGATGTCGGCGGCGGGCAGTTCGATGTAGCAGGGACGTGCCATGAAACCTCTCCGTGGTTCGTGTATGCCGGTTGTCGGGAATCAGCGCAGCTTGAGCACCAGCCAGGACAGCAGCGCCAGCAGGTTGAGGCCGATGCGCGATACGCCCGGCCCGGCCACCGCCAGCACGAAGCCGTGCGAGCCGATGTGATAGTCCAGTCCCAGCCGCATGCCGTCGTGGATCACCGCGAACACGTTGACGAAGCCGCCGGCGTGCAGCGCGTAGCTGAACACCGGGGTGGCGACCAGCGGCAACTGCAGCAGCTGCGCCACGCGCGACAGCGACACGCCGCGCTCGCTGCCTTCCAGCAGCAGCACGCCGGCGATGAGGATGAAGCCGAACAGCGCCAGCCCGATCACCGCCATCAGCGTTTCGTAGGTGGAACCCAGCGGCAGCAGCCGGCGGATCATCGCCACCACGCCGAGGAAGCCGCCGGCCACTTCGAGGATGCCGATCAGGCGGAACAGGAACGAACGCATGCAGTGGCTCCAGAGCGAAAGGCGCGATTATGCGGCTGACAGGCACCGGGTAGGAGCCCACCCTGTGGGCGACAGGCATCACCGCAGGCTGCGGCCCGGTCGCGCACAGGGTGCGCTCCTACGGGGGGAGGCATCATTCCAGATCCTCGGCCAGTTCGTGCAGGTCGGTGACGTGCTGCTCCCACCAGCGCGGTTCGGCCACGAACGGGAACGCCAGCGGAAACGCCGGATCGTGCCAGCGCTGGGCGATCCAGCCGGCGTGGTGGACCTGGCGCATGGCGCGCAGCGCCGGCACCAGCGCCAGCTCGGCCGGGTCGAAGTCGCGCATGGTGGCGTAGCCCTCGAGCAGGGCCTCCATCGCCGCGGCGTCGTTGGCCAGCATCCACAGGTCCTGCACCGCCGGGCCGCTGCGCGCGTCGTCGAGGTCGACGAAGTGCGGCCCGGCGTCGGTCCACAGCACGTTGCCGGGATGGCAGTCGCCGTGCAGGCGCAGCGTGCGCACCGGGCCCACGGCATCCAGCCGATCGGCGACAGCCCGGTCGAGCCGGTCGGTGGCGGTGCGGTAGGCGCCTTCCAGCGACGCCGGCAGCAGCAGCGAGGCCAGCACGGCGGACACCGGCGCGGCAATCATCGTGGCGCGGTCGAGCCGGCCGCGATGGGCGAACGGGGTGCGCGCGCCGACGGTGTGGATGCGCGCGATCAGCCGGCCCAGCCATTCCAGCTGATCGCGCGATTCCAGCGACGGCGCGCGGCCGCCGTGGCGCGGTGACAGCGCGTAGCGGTAGCCGCCGTGGTGCAGCAGGCTGCGGCCGTCGAAGCGCAGCGGCGCGACCACCGGGATCTCCGCGTCCATCAGTTCCTGCGCGAAGGCATGTTCCTCCTCGATCGCCGCGTCGCTCCAGCGGCCGGGCCGGTAGAACTTGGCGATCACCGGCGCGGCATCCTCGATGCCGACCTGCCACACGCGGTTCTCGTAGCTGTTCAGTGCCAGCAGGCGACCATCCGGCCACAGCCCGCAGGCGGCGACCGCATCCAGCACCAGGTCGGGGGTGAGTTGCGCGTAGGGCGCTTCGTTCGACATCGGGGCGGGCGGCTCAGCCCTTGTTCCCGATCACGCGGGCCGGCACCACCGCCATGGTCAGGCGCGAGATGCACACCAGCGAGCCGTCCTCGTTCTCGATGCGGATCTCCCACACCTGGGTGGTGCGGCCGATGTGCAGCGGCCGCGCGGTACCGGTGACCAGGCCGCTGCGCACGCCGCGCACGTGGTTGGCGTTGATGTCCAGGCCCACGGTGAGTTCCTGCGTCGGGTCCAGCGTGAGCATGGCCGCGGTGGAGCCCAGCGTCTCGGCCAGCGCCACCGAGGCGCCGCCGTGCAGCAGGCCGTAGGGCTGGTGGGTGCGCGCGTCCACCGGCATCGTGCCGCGCAGGAAATCCTCGCCGCGCTCGGTGATGCGGATGCCCAGCGCTTCCATCAGCGTGTTCTTCGACCAGCCGTTGATGGTGTCGACGCCGATGTCCTGCTTCCAGATGCTCATGCTTGATACCCGTATGACGAACCCGCATTGTCGGCTGACACCCGCCGCGGCGACAATCGCAGACGTGTTCACCATCACCCTCCAGGCCACCGGTCACCGCTTCGCGGCGCAGCCGGGGGAAACCGTGCTCGAAGCGGCGCAGCGCGCCGGCATCGCGCTGCCGTATTCCTGCCGCTCCGGCGTGTGCGGCAGCTGCAAGGCGATCCTGCTCGAGGGCCAGGTGGACTATCCGCGGCATCCCCCACTGGCCCTGGACGCCGGCGAGCGCGCGCATCGCGCCGTGCTGCTGTGTCAGGCGGTGGCGACCAGCGACCTGCTGATCGCCGCGCGCGAAATCACTTCAGTAGAGGATATCGTCCGCCGCGCGCTGGACGTACGCATCGTCGACAAGCGCCGGCTGGCGCCGGAGGTGATCGGACTGCGGCTGGAACCGGTCCCCGGCGAACGCCCGCTGCGTCACCTGGCCGGCCAGTACCTCGACGTGCTGCTGGACGAAGGCAAGCGTCGCCCGTTCTCCATCGCCAACATGCCCGCGCCCGACGGCAGCCTGGAGCTGCACGTGCGGCACATCGCCGGCGGCGGTTTCACCTCGTGGGTCAGCGACCGGGCAAAGGTGGGCGACACGCTGCGCATCGAGGGCCCGCTCGGCACCTTCGTGCCGCGTGAGGATTCCGAGCGGCCGATGATCTTCATGGCCGGCGGCACCGGCTTCGCGCCGGTCAAGGCGGTGGTCGAGCACTTCCTCGCGCTGGGCACCCGCCGCGCCATCCGCGTCTACTGGGGCGCCCGCCAGCCTGGCGATCTCTATCTGCGCGCGCTCGCCGAGCAATGGCAGTGCGACGCGCACGACCTGGTCTTCATCCCGGTGCTGTCCGAGGCCGGCGACGCCAGCGCACGCACGGGTCTGGTGCACGAAGCCGTGCTCGCCGACCATCCGGACCTCTCCGCCCACGACCTCTACATGAGCGGCCCGCCCGCCATGATCGACAGCGCCCGCCACCGCTTCGTCGACGCCGGCCTGCCGGAAGACCGTCTCTACTACGACTCGTTCGAATACGCGCCAGACGTGCTGGCGCAGATCCTGTCGGGACGGGCGGGGATCCGGGCGCAGGGGTAGCGGCGGGCGTCGACGGCACTGCGATTTGATTGCCCAGAAGCTCAACCAACGCCCGAGGAAGAGATATGGCTTCAGGACGCCCATCGAACGACTCGATGAATGACTCGGGGTGTCGCACTTCGAGTGTTAATTCACCCCGCTCAGCGATGAAGCTGGTCATTGTGTACATGCGGGCGTGAGCCATAGAACCGAAAGTACTCGACTACACGGTCGCCTAGCTGGTCGTAGAGGTCGTCGTCTAGGTACGGGGCGTCATAGTCCCGAAGCCTCTGCAGCGCCGAGCTCGTCTGGGCGACCGTCTCCGCTGAGTAGACTGCCGGATCAAGCAGGTGGTTCGCCAAATAGGCAACGAGGAGGTCGAACCCCTCATCCCAGTTGCAGTTTCCATTACGGACAGCCTCGTCGCGAAGCTTTTCCACTGCTCTGAGCAGCTCGCCCTGCACCGTTTCGGCTTGGCCGCGCCTGGGAACGTACGTCTGCCAGATGTGCTTCGCCTCTTCGAACGTGCTCATAGTTGCTCCATGACGGCCTAACGCAGGAGTTGAGCGGCGGCGGAGCCGTCCGCCTCGAACGAGATGTTAGCCATGAGCGGATGACCTCCTGTAACGGATGTGCTCCGCGCTCGGCGGTGATGGTCGAAGCTGGCAAACAGCTTGCCACATACTTTGCATGGAGTCGCGAGTGAACGCCTCACACGAATAGTGGATATGCGACCCACCGATTTTCCAGTGGTTACCAAACTCAGTCTGATCTCGCTGGTCGAAGTAGAAGAGTGACCAATAATCCTGTGGTGGCAGGTACAAGAGATGTGCAGCAAACATGCGACGATCATTGATTGCCTGGAACATTTTGTTTACGGCTGTCTTTGCTTTTCCGGTGAACAACCCTACGCCGTGATGGGATAGCGCAGACAACTGCTCGGATGATGGTATGACGTGTTCGGGCGTGTAATCGGAGAAGTGGCAAGCGTACCGGTATGGCTGAAGAAGCCCATTTCTGCCTGCAATGATGAAATCGAAGAGGTCTTGACTCTCAATCACGAGGTCTTTGCATATTTTCTGCGCCGATCTTTTGTCTGGCGCATTGAGTAGATTCAAAAGGCCATCGAAACCGGGGGTTGTAGAGTCATCTTGCATATTGGCCAACGCTGGAATTAAGCGGCGGCGGAGCCGTCCGCTTGGATGAGTAAAAAGAGACTTCCTCCCCTTTCGGCCTCGAGGGCCATGATGGTGTTGCGACACAACCGTCAGCAGAGGAGGAAGTCTCCATGGGCACTATAACTCTGGGTGTGGACCTGGCGAAGCGGGTGTTTTCGGTGTGCGAGGTGGACTCGGCCGGACATGTGCTGCGGCGGCAGGAGTTGAAGCGCGACGCCTTTGCCGCGTGGCTCGGCCAGCAGCCGGCCGGCACCGTGGTGGCGATGGAGGCGTGCAGCGGGGCGCATCACTGGGCCCGGCACTGCCTGGTGCTGGGCTTGCAGCCGAAGATCATCGCCGCCCAGTTCGTCGGCCCGTTCCGCAAGAGCCGCACGACCAAGAACGACCGCAACGACGCCGAGGCGATCGCCACCGCCGCCCGGCAGGGCAACATGCGCTTCGTGCCGGTGAAGTCGGTGGAGCAGCAGGCTCGGCTGGCTTGGCACCGGGTGCGCGAGGGCTACAAGGCCGAGGGCCTGGCCATCGGCAACCGGCTGCGTGGCCTGCTGGCCGAGTTCGGCATCGTGGTGGCCAACAGCGACGTGGCGTTACGCCGGGTGCTGGCCGACCTGGAGGCCTACGAACTGCCCGGTGAGTTCCGCGAGCTGCTGCGCGACCTGGCCGCCCACTGGGCGCAGGTGCGCGAGCGCATCGAGGCATGTGATGCCCGTATCGACGCCCACGCGCGAGACGATACGCGCTGCATGCGGCTGCGCTCGATCGTCGGCATCGGGCCGATCACCGCCGACGCGGTGGTGGCGACGCTGGGCGCCGCGACCGACTTCCGCAACGGTCGGCAGCTGGCCGCCTGGCTGGGTCTGGTGCCGATGCAGCACTCCACGGGCGGGCGGGCGCGTCTGGGCACGATCAGCTGCCGTGGCGATGCCTATCTGCGCACGCTGCTGATCCAGGGCGCGCGCAGCAGCCTGCAGCGGGCCAAGGCGGTGGCGACGGAGCAGGCCACGCCGGAGCAACTGTGGATACGCACGCTGGATCGACGACTGCCATTCGGCAAGGTGCTGG is part of the Dyella thiooxydans genome and harbors:
- a CDS encoding EF-hand domain-containing protein, with the translated sequence MRQQAGYLAIAMAMLAAAGVRAQSSRSAYLAMFDRNGDGRVSEAEYVGYLDRGFVAMDTNHDGTLEPSELPGGRGRAVTLARHEADLRRQFRRLDRNHDGSLDARELTAPPGP
- the folE gene encoding GTP cyclohydrolase I FolE translates to MSDQSTRHDVTREQAEEAVRTLLRWAGDDPSREGLLDTPKRVVKAYGDWFSGYVEDPADYLKRTFEEVEGYDEMVVLRDIEFESHCEHHMAPIIGRAHVGYLPTNRVVGISKLARVVDGYARRFQVQEKMTAQIAQCINETLQPRGVAVVIEASHECMTTRGVHKRGVSMVTSQMLGVFREDPRTRAEILQFLGIQRTC
- a CDS encoding FUSC family protein — encoded protein: MSETPRPLAELLRRVEQVGEEVAQLRRALSRRDRLLTGLAYALRAAAAAALGYYGALAVGLTQGFWAAITAISVTQASYAEVSHSSRDQFIGAIIGGVVGIAAAALVHNQFPAYALALVVGLTLCWMLDLGAAGRVAGVTVTIVMLVPHEGTFLQFALFRLGEVVLGAVAALLVTRLSAPIERRLLGPTGLPGDHS
- the rmuC gene encoding DNA recombination protein RmuC, which produces MPSTDTLLVLVLLATVGILLLQVVQLLRGRTDAGLASRLDALKDDNERLQRVLREEQRAGREELQQGFDRFRGHVGEQLGTASLQQLERIDAFGQRLATLTDRTERGLDALRNGLAEDARKSREDLRQTLGQFGEQMQARLTAVAEGNERRMGEVRTTLDAQLKALQQDNAQQLEKMRATVDEKLHATLETRLTESFGNVTKMLAQVHQGLGDMTKLAADVGGLQRVLTNVKSRGVFGEVQLAGLLEQVFTPDQYAANVATVPGSAERVEFAVKFPGSSPEAPVWLPIDAKFPREDYERLLDAQERADADAARAAGDALERRVREEAKRIRTKYVAPPHSTEFAVLFLPTEGLYAEVLRRPGLFEAMQREHRITLAGPTTLLALLTSLQVGFRTVAIEQRSSEVWRILGAAKTEFGKFGDVLDNVKNKLDQASKQIDQTGVRTRAIERKLRDVESLPGEDAPGLLGNGESEADNDA
- a CDS encoding class I SAM-dependent rRNA methyltransferase, yielding MNTPATPASLPVIQLKSDRTPGHPWVWSAQVHKPEGRLPPGSVVEVADAKGRFVGRGFWNGHARIALRLLSNRPDEAIDADWIARRIGEAVQLRRDWLQLDGVSDAWRVVHSEGDGLSGLIVDRYADILVVEYFAAGMWKFREAIHAALLAHFPGARLYWFAENHVQKQESFDCRSPEPPQPVQVHEHGLAFHAAPGLGHKTGFFADQRDNRHRFAELAKGRRVLDLCCNAGGFAVHAMAAGAQSAIGVDMDAGILEIARANAAANQLDIAFEQADIFDWVRAAVARGERYDAVILDPAKLTRDRNRVMDALKKYFAMNRMVLDVIPPGGLLLTCSCTGLVSEADFLEMLRRVSLNAGREIQILDVRGAGPDHPVRADVPESRYLKAVFCRVG
- a CDS encoding VOC family protein, with the translated sequence MARPCYIELPAADIAASKAFYARAFGWTLADFGPTYAATTTGDVDIGLQGDASEAPAAPLPVIQVDDLEAALAAVTEAGGIVVRPIFGFPGGRRFQFRDPHGNELAVMQAE
- a CDS encoding serine/threonine protein kinase; the protein is MSNEAPYAQLTPDLVLDAVAACGLWPDGRLLALNSYENRVWQVGIEDAAPVIAKFYRPGRWSDAAIEEEHAFAQELMDAEIPVVAPLRFDGRSLLHHGGYRYALSPRHGGRAPSLESRDQLEWLGRLIARIHTVGARTPFAHRGRLDRATMIAAPVSAVLASLLLPASLEGAYRTATDRLDRAVADRLDAVGPVRTLRLHGDCHPGNVLWTDAGPHFVDLDDARSGPAVQDLWMLANDAAAMEALLEGYATMRDFDPAELALVPALRAMRQVHHAGWIAQRWHDPAFPLAFPFVAEPRWWEQHVTDLHELAEDLE
- a CDS encoding hotdog fold thioesterase, with the protein product MSIWKQDIGVDTINGWSKNTLMEALGIRITERGEDFLRGTMPVDARTHQPYGLLHGGASVALAETLGSTAAMLTLDPTQELTVGLDINANHVRGVRSGLVTGTARPLHIGRTTQVWEIRIENEDGSLVCISRLTMAVVPARVIGNKG
- a CDS encoding 2Fe-2S iron-sulfur cluster-binding protein, coding for MFTITLQATGHRFAAQPGETVLEAAQRAGIALPYSCRSGVCGSCKAILLEGQVDYPRHPPLALDAGERAHRAVLLCQAVATSDLLIAAREITSVEDIVRRALDVRIVDKRRLAPEVIGLRLEPVPGERPLRHLAGQYLDVLLDEGKRRPFSIANMPAPDGSLELHVRHIAGGGFTSWVSDRAKVGDTLRIEGPLGTFVPREDSERPMIFMAGGTGFAPVKAVVEHFLALGTRRAIRVYWGARQPGDLYLRALAEQWQCDAHDLVFIPVLSEAGDASARTGLVHEAVLADHPDLSAHDLYMSGPPAMIDSARHRFVDAGLPEDRLYYDSFEYAPDVLAQILSGRAGIRAQG
- a CDS encoding IS110 family transposase, whose translation is MGTITLGVDLAKRVFSVCEVDSAGHVLRRQELKRDAFAAWLGQQPAGTVVAMEACSGAHHWARHCLVLGLQPKIIAAQFVGPFRKSRTTKNDRNDAEAIATAARQGNMRFVPVKSVEQQARLAWHRVREGYKAEGLAIGNRLRGLLAEFGIVVANSDVALRRVLADLEAYELPGEFRELLRDLAAHWAQVRERIEACDARIDAHARDDTRCMRLRSIVGIGPITADAVVATLGAATDFRNGRQLAAWLGLVPMQHSTGGRARLGTISCRGDAYLRTLLIQGARSSLQRAKAVATEQATPEQLWIRTLDRRLPFGKVLVAIANKHARQMWAMLTRDVDYDPHACLQHPRHRQASAAEAA